In a single window of the Pseudomonas oryzihabitans genome:
- the rfbD gene encoding dTDP-4-dehydrorhamnose reductase — MKILVTGANGQVGRCLTDRLQRSELAWEAHGRVTLDIADEGSVTSHLQRFAPDVVINAAAYTAVDKAEQEPEIAARGNIEGPAVLAQACGAAGIALLHLSTDYVFDGTATEPYQVEDPVSPSGVYGMTKLEGENRVLSACPRSVVLRTAWVFSEHCNNFLKTMLRLAADRDELRVVRDQVGCPTYAGHIADALLQIAAKVQAQPDQAAYGLYHFGGDSGLSWCDFARYIVDAGEEFGMLQRTPLITGIATSEFPTLAKRPAYSMLDSSVLEQQFGIAPSDWRQGVRQTLLALKTEHAQAGSLVS, encoded by the coding sequence ATGAAGATACTGGTTACCGGAGCGAACGGTCAGGTCGGACGTTGTCTGACCGACCGGCTTCAGCGTTCAGAACTGGCATGGGAGGCCCATGGACGTGTCACTCTGGATATTGCTGACGAAGGCTCGGTAACCAGCCATCTCCAGCGGTTCGCGCCGGACGTGGTGATCAATGCGGCCGCCTATACGGCGGTCGACAAGGCCGAGCAGGAGCCGGAGATTGCCGCGCGCGGCAATATCGAAGGCCCTGCGGTACTGGCTCAGGCCTGTGGGGCGGCCGGTATCGCGCTGCTGCACCTGTCCACCGACTATGTATTCGACGGTACGGCCACCGAGCCCTATCAGGTCGAGGATCCCGTCAGCCCCTCCGGCGTGTACGGCATGACCAAGCTGGAAGGGGAGAATCGCGTGCTCTCCGCCTGCCCCCGATCGGTGGTGCTGAGAACGGCCTGGGTGTTTAGCGAACACTGCAACAACTTCCTCAAGACCATGCTGCGCCTGGCGGCTGATCGCGATGAGTTGCGGGTGGTGAGGGATCAGGTCGGCTGCCCGACCTATGCGGGTCATATCGCCGATGCGCTGCTGCAGATCGCAGCCAAGGTCCAGGCCCAGCCGGATCAGGCGGCCTATGGGCTCTACCATTTCGGTGGTGACAGCGGCCTGAGCTGGTGCGATTTCGCGCGCTATATCGTCGATGCCGGAGAGGAATTCGGCATGCTGCAGCGAACCCCTCTCATTACCGGGATCGCGACCTCCGAATTTCCGACGCTGGCCAAGCGGCCCGCCTATTCCATGCTGGATTCCAGCGTGCTGGAGCAGCAGTTCGGCATAGCGCCCAGCGATTGGCGTCAAGGCGTCCGCCAGACCCTCCTGGCGCTCAAGACCGAGCACGCCCAGGCGGGGTCGCTGGTGAGTTGA
- the rfbC gene encoding dTDP-4-dehydrorhamnose 3,5-epimerase, producing the protein MQVFDTAIPDVKLIEPKVFGDDRGFFLESFQADRYAQQAGITLPFVQDNHSRSARNVLRGLHFQRSKPQGKLVRVVRGEVLDVAVDIRRGSPTFGNVVAEILSEDNKRQLWIPPGLAHGFVVLSETADFEYKCTDYYDPSDEGSLIWNDPDLNIDWRVKDPILSAKDAQGLRLAELYR; encoded by the coding sequence ATGCAAGTCTTCGACACCGCGATTCCCGATGTGAAGCTGATCGAGCCCAAGGTCTTCGGTGATGACCGCGGGTTCTTCCTGGAGTCCTTCCAGGCCGATCGCTATGCCCAGCAGGCAGGAATCACCCTGCCATTCGTGCAGGACAACCACTCGCGTTCAGCTAGAAACGTCCTGCGTGGTCTGCATTTCCAGCGCAGCAAGCCGCAGGGCAAGCTGGTGCGGGTCGTGCGTGGCGAGGTACTGGACGTGGCCGTCGACATTCGTCGCGGTTCGCCCACCTTTGGCAATGTCGTGGCCGAAATCCTCTCCGAGGACAACAAGCGCCAGCTGTGGATACCGCCGGGCCTCGCCCACGGCTTCGTGGTGCTGTCGGAAACCGCTGATTTTGAATACAAGTGCACAGATTATTACGATCCCTCTGATGAAGGGTCTTTGATCTGGAATGATCCGGATCTGAATATCGACTGGCGGGTCAAGGATCCCATCCTGTCCGCCAAAGATGCACAAGGACTTCGATTGGCGGAGCTGTATAGATGA
- the rfbA gene encoding glucose-1-phosphate thymidylyltransferase RfbA: MSKYKGILLAGGSGTRLHPITLGVSKQSLPIYDKPMIYYPLSVLMLAGIQEVLIISTPDDLPGFQRMLGDGSHFGMQLSYAEQPSPDGLAQAFIIGREFVGDDNVCLVLGDNIFYGQHFSDTLLKAASLEKGATVFGYYVGDPERFGVVEFDAQGKALSIEEKPKKPKSNYAVTGLYFYDNDVLDIAANIKPSPRGELEITDVNNEYLRRGSLNVSLLGRGFAWLDTGTHDALLEAGHFVQTIEKRQGLKVACLEEIAFQKGWITCEQMALQAEALSKTGYGQYLARLCKEQD, translated from the coding sequence ATGAGCAAATACAAGGGAATTCTGCTGGCCGGCGGATCCGGTACCCGTTTGCACCCCATTACCCTGGGCGTGTCCAAGCAGTCGCTGCCGATCTACGACAAGCCCATGATCTACTATCCGCTGTCCGTGCTGATGCTGGCCGGTATCCAGGAAGTGCTGATCATCTCGACGCCAGACGACCTGCCTGGCTTCCAGCGCATGCTCGGCGACGGCAGCCATTTCGGCATGCAGCTGAGCTATGCCGAGCAGCCCAGCCCGGACGGCTTGGCCCAAGCTTTCATCATCGGTCGCGAATTCGTCGGCGATGACAACGTTTGCCTGGTCCTGGGCGACAACATCTTCTATGGTCAGCATTTCAGTGACACGCTGCTCAAGGCAGCGAGCCTGGAAAAGGGTGCCACTGTTTTTGGCTACTATGTAGGAGATCCCGAGCGTTTTGGCGTCGTCGAATTCGATGCTCAGGGCAAGGCCCTGAGTATCGAAGAGAAGCCCAAGAAGCCGAAATCCAACTACGCCGTCACCGGTCTGTATTTCTACGACAACGACGTGCTGGACATCGCCGCCAATATCAAGCCGTCGCCTCGCGGCGAGCTGGAAATCACCGACGTCAACAACGAGTACCTGCGCCGTGGTTCGCTGAACGTGTCCCTGCTGGGCCGTGGTTTCGCCTGGCTGGATACCGGTACCCACGACGCTTTGCTGGAAGCTGGCCATTTCGTGCAGACCATCGAAAAACGTCAGGGTCTGAAGGTCGCCTGCCTTGAAGAGATCGCCTTCCAGAAAGGCTGGATCACCTGCGAGCAGATGGCCCTGCAGGCCGAAGCCCTGAGCAAGACCGGCTACGGTCAGTACCTGGCGCGGCTGTGCAAGGAGCAGGACTGA
- the rfbB gene encoding dTDP-glucose 4,6-dehydratase translates to MKVLVTGGAGFIGSAVVRFLINETQCKVANVDKLTYAGNVDSLAEVADSDRYEFHQVDICDFAALQQVFVSFQPDVVMHLAAESHVDRSIEGPAAFIQTNVVGTGVILEVTRAYWNELEPEAKAAFRFHHISTDEVYGDLHGTDDLFTETTPYSPSSPYSASKAGSDHLVRAWGRTYGLPVLVTNCSNNYGPYHFPEKLIPHVILNAIHGKPLPVYGDGSQVRDWLFVEDHARALYTVVTQGEIGETYNIGGHNEKRNLQVVETICDLLEELAPEKPEGVERYRDLITFVKDRPGHDMRYAIDASKIGRELGWTPEETFETGMRKTVTWYLNNREWWQRVLSGAYRLERLGEAV, encoded by the coding sequence ATGAAGGTACTGGTAACAGGTGGCGCGGGTTTCATTGGTTCCGCCGTAGTACGTTTTCTTATCAACGAGACCCAATGCAAGGTTGCCAACGTCGACAAACTGACGTACGCCGGTAACGTGGATTCCCTGGCCGAAGTCGCCGACTCCGACCGCTATGAGTTCCATCAGGTGGACATCTGCGACTTCGCCGCTCTGCAGCAGGTCTTCGTGTCCTTCCAGCCCGACGTAGTCATGCATCTGGCAGCCGAGTCCCACGTGGACCGCTCCATCGAGGGCCCTGCCGCCTTCATCCAGACCAATGTGGTCGGCACCGGCGTCATACTGGAAGTGACTCGTGCCTACTGGAACGAGCTGGAACCGGAAGCCAAGGCAGCCTTCCGTTTCCACCATATCTCCACCGACGAGGTGTACGGCGACCTGCATGGCACCGACGACCTCTTTACCGAAACCACGCCCTATTCGCCGAGCTCGCCCTATTCGGCCAGCAAGGCCGGCAGCGACCATCTGGTGCGCGCCTGGGGTCGGACCTACGGTCTGCCGGTGCTGGTGACCAATTGCTCGAACAACTACGGCCCCTATCACTTCCCCGAGAAGCTGATTCCCCACGTCATTCTCAATGCCATCCATGGCAAGCCGCTGCCGGTCTATGGCGACGGCTCTCAGGTGCGTGACTGGCTGTTCGTCGAAGACCATGCCCGGGCTCTCTATACCGTGGTGACCCAGGGCGAGATCGGCGAGACCTACAACATTGGCGGTCACAACGAGAAGCGCAACCTGCAGGTCGTCGAGACCATCTGCGACCTGCTCGAAGAGCTGGCGCCGGAGAAGCCCGAAGGCGTGGAGCGTTATCGCGACCTGATCACCTTCGTCAAGGATCGTCCCGGTCACGACATGAGATACGCGATCGACGCCAGCAAGATCGGCCGCGAGTTGGGCTGGACGCCGGAGGAGACCTTCGAGACCGGCATGCGCAAGACCGTAACCTGGTACCTGAACAATCGTGAGTGGTGGCAGCGGGTACTGTCCGGCGCCTATCGTCTCGAGCGTCTCGGCGAAGCCGTTTAA
- a CDS encoding polysaccharide biosynthesis protein — MLRDHLVKLDRRTKRTIQVTVDLILIWISLWLAFYLRLGSAHMIEPFGGHAWLFITAPAIAIPLFIRFGMYRAVMRYLGNDALIAIAKAVTLSVLLLSVVIYWYRDLPEIVPRSMIFNYWIVSLILIGGLRLALRQYFLGDWYRAITVPFIKQPDELPRVAIYGAGSAGNQLVAALRMGRAMRPVAFIDDDKSIANRIIAGLKVYTPKHIQQMIEETGAEEVLLAIPSATRARRREVLGLLEPYPLHVRTVPRISDLACGKVQMDDLQEVDIADLLGRDPVASRPELFARCITGLVVMVTGAGGSIGAELCRQIIGQKPRALILLDHAEFNLYSIHRELDAYIQREALPVTLVPVLGSVRNAPLLLQVMRHWKVATFYHAAAYKHVPMVEHNIAEGFGNNVLGTLNAAQAAIQAGVTSFVLISTDKAVRPTNIMGSTKRLAEMILQALSREAAPVLHGQADGIHQVNRTRFTMVRFGNVLGSSGSVIPLFRTQIRKGGPVTVTHPKITRFFMTITEAAQLVIQAGAMGEGGDVFVLDMGEPVRIVELAEQMIKLSGLSVRSPNNPHGDVAIEFTGLRPGEKLYEELLIGDDVSPTSHPKIMRASEDFLVWDSFRTTIVELSAAIDAGDYVRVRQLLRETVTGYSPEGDIVDWLHGKRSIE; from the coding sequence ATGTTGCGTGACCATTTGGTCAAGCTGGACCGGCGTACCAAGCGAACTATTCAAGTCACAGTTGATTTGATATTGATCTGGATCTCCTTGTGGCTAGCGTTCTATCTGCGTCTCGGTTCTGCGCATATGATCGAGCCCTTTGGTGGTCATGCGTGGCTGTTCATCACAGCGCCGGCCATCGCGATCCCGCTGTTCATCCGCTTCGGCATGTACCGCGCGGTCATGCGTTATCTAGGCAATGATGCGCTGATCGCCATCGCCAAAGCGGTAACATTGTCTGTGCTGCTATTGTCCGTGGTCATCTACTGGTATCGCGATCTGCCAGAGATTGTGCCGCGCTCGATGATCTTCAATTACTGGATCGTCAGCCTGATCCTGATCGGGGGGCTGCGCCTCGCGCTGCGTCAGTACTTTCTGGGCGATTGGTATCGCGCCATCACAGTGCCCTTCATCAAGCAGCCTGATGAGTTGCCGCGGGTCGCCATCTATGGCGCCGGGTCGGCCGGCAACCAACTGGTCGCTGCCCTGCGCATGGGCCGGGCCATGCGCCCGGTGGCCTTCATTGATGATGACAAAAGTATCGCCAACCGCATCATCGCTGGGCTCAAAGTCTACACTCCTAAGCACATTCAACAGATGATTGAGGAAACAGGCGCCGAGGAGGTTCTTCTTGCGATCCCGTCAGCTACTCGTGCACGACGGCGTGAGGTGCTCGGCTTGTTGGAGCCTTACCCATTGCATGTCAGGACCGTACCTCGAATCAGTGACTTGGCCTGCGGCAAGGTGCAAATGGATGACTTGCAGGAAGTCGACATCGCAGACCTGCTGGGGCGTGACCCGGTTGCGTCTAGGCCGGAGCTATTTGCCCGTTGCATCACTGGCCTAGTTGTGATGGTGACGGGGGCCGGGGGCTCCATCGGTGCCGAACTCTGCCGGCAGATCATTGGTCAGAAGCCGCGCGCTCTGATCTTGCTTGACCATGCCGAATTCAATCTCTACAGCATCCATCGTGAGCTGGACGCCTATATCCAGCGCGAAGCCCTACCGGTCACCCTGGTACCCGTGCTGGGCTCAGTTCGTAATGCGCCATTGCTCTTGCAGGTAATGCGACATTGGAAGGTGGCTACCTTTTATCATGCGGCAGCCTACAAGCATGTGCCCATGGTCGAGCACAACATCGCCGAGGGATTCGGCAACAATGTGTTGGGAACCCTCAACGCCGCCCAGGCGGCCATTCAGGCTGGCGTGACCAGCTTTGTGCTGATTTCAACCGACAAGGCGGTTCGGCCCACCAATATCATGGGCAGTACCAAGCGGCTGGCCGAGATGATCCTCCAGGCGCTGAGCCGCGAGGCCGCGCCCGTGCTGCACGGTCAGGCGGATGGTATCCATCAGGTCAATCGCACCCGTTTCACCATGGTGAGATTCGGCAACGTGCTGGGCTCGTCCGGCTCGGTCATCCCGCTGTTCCGTACCCAGATCCGCAAAGGTGGGCCGGTGACCGTCACCCATCCCAAGATCACGCGCTTCTTCATGACTATTACCGAGGCTGCCCAGCTAGTCATCCAGGCGGGTGCCATGGGAGAGGGTGGTGACGTCTTCGTGCTCGACATGGGCGAGCCGGTACGGATCGTCGAGCTGGCCGAGCAGATGATCAAGCTGTCAGGCTTGAGCGTGCGCTCCCCAAACAATCCCCATGGCGATGTGGCAATCGAGTTCACCGGACTGCGTCCTGGCGAGAAACTTTACGAAGAGTTGCTTATCGGTGATGACGTAAGTCCAACGTCCCATCCCAAAATTATGCGTGCTAGCGAGGACTTTTTGGTCTGGGATTCTTTCAGGACGACTATTGTGGAGCTAAGTGCCGCTATTGATGCAGGGGATTATGTTCGGGTGCGGCAACTGCTCCGTGAGACCGTTACTGGTTACTCTCCAGAGGGTGATATCGTCGATTGGCTGCATGGCAAAAGATCTATTGAGTGA
- a CDS encoding MraY family glycosyltransferase, whose amino-acid sequence MLLLLLIAAVGCSWLGTAALRRYALSGGLLDEPNARSSHQVATPRGGGLAIVVVFLLGCAVLLLLGRLEPSFCGVLTGAGLLVAVLGFVDDHRHVGAGWRLLGHFLAALGTLLWLGGYGVLPDTLAGSLGLPGWLIIALGCLYLVWLLNLYNFMDGIDGIAAVEALTVCLGMALVYVFVGQSQLVAAPLLLAAAVSGFLLWNFPPARIFMGDAGSGFLGLVLGILSLQAALTDLSLFWAWLILLGVFVVDATWTLLRRLSRGKKPYEAHRTHAYQWASRRHGEHRPVTLAVLVINLCGLLPIALLVGTGNLSAILGLLLAYGPLLCLALRYHAGTDEVAAAAQSTGIRD is encoded by the coding sequence ATGCTGCTGCTGTTGTTGATAGCAGCCGTTGGCTGCAGCTGGCTGGGTACCGCAGCACTCAGGCGCTATGCCTTGTCCGGCGGTTTGCTCGATGAACCCAATGCCCGTAGTTCGCATCAGGTGGCGACACCTCGTGGCGGCGGCCTGGCGATCGTCGTGGTATTTCTGCTCGGCTGCGCAGTCCTGCTGCTGCTGGGACGGCTAGAACCTTCGTTCTGTGGTGTGCTGACAGGGGCAGGGTTGCTGGTGGCGGTACTGGGCTTCGTTGACGATCATCGTCATGTCGGTGCTGGCTGGCGGTTGCTCGGCCATTTTCTTGCCGCCCTGGGCACCCTGCTGTGGCTGGGTGGCTATGGCGTCCTGCCTGATACTCTGGCCGGGTCGCTCGGGTTGCCCGGTTGGCTGATAATTGCTCTGGGGTGTCTGTATCTGGTCTGGCTGCTGAACCTCTACAACTTCATGGACGGTATCGATGGTATCGCCGCCGTGGAAGCCCTGACTGTCTGTCTGGGTATGGCGCTGGTGTATGTATTCGTCGGTCAGAGCCAGTTGGTGGCGGCGCCGCTGCTGTTGGCGGCAGCGGTCAGCGGGTTCCTGTTGTGGAATTTTCCGCCTGCCCGAATCTTCATGGGCGATGCGGGTAGCGGCTTCCTCGGCCTGGTCCTCGGCATTCTTTCGCTGCAGGCGGCGCTGACCGATCTGTCGCTGTTCTGGGCCTGGCTGATCCTGCTTGGTGTCTTCGTGGTGGATGCGACCTGGACGCTGCTGCGCCGGCTGAGTCGCGGCAAGAAACCCTACGAAGCCCATCGCACCCATGCCTATCAGTGGGCGTCTCGCCGGCATGGCGAGCACCGGCCGGTGACCCTGGCCGTGTTGGTGATCAATCTGTGCGGGTTGCTGCCTATCGCTTTGCTGGTGGGCACCGGGAATTTAAGTGCCATACTGGGCCTCTTGCTTGCCTATGGGCCTTTGCTTTGCCTGGCCCTTCGATACCATGCTGGGACCGATGAGGTAGCCGCGGCTGCGCAGTCCACCGGAATCAGGGATTAG
- a CDS encoding NAD-dependent epimerase/dehydratase family protein: MERKILVTGARGFVGAALVRQLQTKGYPVIAAQRQASAASTVGGITTVIQELSSDTDWCAALAGVDTVIHLAARVHQLGEQPGAESERRYDEVNRAATLKLARDASAVGVRRFIFVSSIKVNGDWTQPGRPFRADDPPAPSDAYARSKAAAEQQLLVLMAETGLEVVIVRPPLIYGPGVKANVARLLDTLARGVPLPLGGVRHNRRSLLALENLVDLLILCIEAPKAAGAILLASDDEDVSTAELLQLLAEGLGRNARLMPIPPAWLEWGARLLGRGDVAQRLCGSLQVDIQPTKALLGWQPPLSARIALRALGAQQAHPEGR; this comes from the coding sequence ATGGAACGCAAGATTCTGGTGACGGGTGCGAGAGGCTTCGTGGGTGCCGCCCTGGTTAGGCAGCTGCAGACCAAGGGGTATCCGGTGATCGCAGCGCAACGCCAGGCGTCGGCGGCTTCTACCGTGGGTGGCATCACGACGGTGATCCAGGAGCTGTCCAGCGATACCGATTGGTGTGCAGCGCTGGCAGGGGTGGACACGGTCATTCACCTCGCGGCGCGCGTCCACCAGTTGGGCGAACAGCCGGGCGCGGAGAGCGAAAGGCGCTACGACGAAGTGAATCGAGCTGCCACGCTGAAGCTGGCACGGGACGCCTCTGCCGTCGGCGTTCGCCGCTTCATCTTTGTCAGCAGTATCAAGGTCAACGGCGACTGGACTCAGCCCGGTCGGCCCTTTCGCGCTGACGATCCTCCTGCGCCCAGTGACGCCTATGCACGTTCGAAGGCGGCCGCCGAACAGCAGCTGCTGGTGCTGATGGCCGAGACTGGGCTGGAAGTGGTCATCGTGCGACCGCCGCTGATCTATGGGCCTGGAGTAAAAGCCAATGTGGCTCGCCTGCTGGACACCCTGGCTCGTGGTGTACCTCTGCCCTTGGGCGGTGTCCGCCATAACAGGCGCAGCCTGCTGGCCCTGGAGAACCTGGTCGATCTGTTGATCCTGTGCATCGAGGCGCCCAAGGCCGCGGGCGCCATCCTGCTGGCCAGTGACGACGAGGACGTATCTACTGCCGAATTGCTGCAGCTACTGGCCGAAGGCTTGGGGCGCAATGCCCGGTTGATGCCGATTCCACCTGCCTGGCTCGAATGGGGCGCTCGGCTGCTGGGTCGCGGCGATGTAGCGCAAAGACTCTGTGGTTCACTGCAAGTCGATATTCAGCCTACCAAGGCCTTGCTCGGCTGGCAGCCTCCGCTGTCGGCGCGCATTGCGCTTCGGGCGCTGGGAGCGCAGCAAGCACACCCGGAGGGCAGGTGA
- the ihfB gene encoding integration host factor subunit beta — MTKSELIERIVSYQGQLSSRDVELAIKTMLEQMAQALSTGDRIEIRGFGSFSLHYRAPRTGRNPKTGESVLLDGKFVPHFKPGKELRDRVNELEP, encoded by the coding sequence ATGACCAAGTCGGAGTTGATCGAGCGCATCGTGTCCTACCAGGGGCAACTTTCGTCCAGGGACGTCGAGCTGGCTATCAAGACCATGCTGGAGCAGATGGCCCAGGCGCTTTCCACAGGTGATCGCATCGAAATCAGGGGCTTCGGCAGCTTTTCTCTGCATTATCGGGCGCCTCGGACCGGTCGCAATCCCAAGACAGGCGAGTCGGTATTGCTGGACGGAAAGTTCGTGCCGCATTTCAAACCGGGCAAGGAGTTGAGAGACAGGGTCAACGAGTTAGAGCCATAA
- the rpsA gene encoding 30S ribosomal protein S1, producing MSESFAELFEESLKSLDMQPGAIIVGTVVSIDGDWVVVDTGLKSEGLVPLEQFYNEQGELTINVGDEVHVALDAVEDGFGETKVSREKAKRAESWLVLEAAFSADEVVKGVINGKVKGGFTVDVSGIRAFLPGSLVDVRPVRDTTHLEGKELEFKVIKLDQKRNNVVVSRRSVLEAENSAEREALLESLQEGQQVKGIVKNLTDYGAFVDLGGVDGLLHITDMAWKRIKHPSEIVNVGDEIDVKVLKFDRERNRVSLGLKQLGEDPWVAIKARYPEGTRVQARVTNLTDYGCFAELEEGVEGLVHVSEMDWTNKNIHPSKVVQVGDEVEVMVLDIDEERRRISLGIKQCRANPWEEFSGQFNKGDRISGTIKSITDFGIFIGLEGGIDGLVHLSDISWNETGEEAVRRFKKGDELDTVILSVDPERERISLGIKQLEDDPFSNYASLNEKGTIVRGTVKEVDAKGAVITLGNEIEGVLKASEISRDRVEDARNVLKEGDEVEAKIISIDRKSRVISLSVKSKDVDDEKEAMSSLRSKQEPAAGPTTIGDLIKAQMESQN from the coding sequence ATGAGCGAAAGCTTCGCAGAACTCTTTGAAGAAAGTCTGAAATCCCTCGACATGCAGCCGGGCGCCATCATCGTCGGCACCGTGGTGTCGATCGATGGCGACTGGGTTGTGGTCGATACCGGCCTGAAATCCGAAGGCCTGGTTCCGCTCGAGCAGTTCTACAACGAACAAGGCGAGCTGACCATCAACGTGGGTGACGAAGTCCACGTAGCCCTGGATGCCGTCGAAGACGGTTTCGGCGAAACCAAAGTGTCTCGCGAAAAGGCCAAGCGCGCCGAGTCCTGGCTGGTCCTGGAAGCAGCGTTCAGCGCCGACGAAGTGGTCAAGGGTGTCATCAACGGCAAGGTCAAGGGCGGTTTCACCGTCGACGTCAGCGGTATCCGCGCGTTCCTGCCGGGCTCCCTGGTCGACGTCCGTCCGGTGCGTGACACCACTCACCTGGAAGGCAAGGAACTCGAGTTCAAGGTCATCAAGCTGGACCAGAAGCGCAACAACGTTGTCGTTTCCCGTCGTAGCGTCCTGGAAGCCGAGAACAGCGCCGAGCGTGAAGCTCTGCTGGAATCCCTGCAGGAAGGTCAGCAGGTCAAGGGTATCGTCAAGAACCTCACCGACTACGGTGCGTTCGTCGACCTGGGCGGCGTGGATGGCCTGCTGCACATTACCGACATGGCCTGGAAGCGCATCAAGCATCCGTCGGAAATCGTCAACGTCGGCGACGAGATCGACGTCAAGGTGCTGAAGTTCGACCGCGAGCGCAACCGCGTTTCCCTGGGTCTGAAGCAGCTGGGCGAAGATCCGTGGGTCGCCATCAAGGCTCGTTACCCGGAAGGCACCCGCGTTCAGGCGCGCGTCACCAACCTCACCGACTACGGCTGCTTCGCCGAGCTGGAAGAGGGCGTGGAAGGCCTGGTACACGTGTCCGAAATGGATTGGACCAACAAGAACATCCACCCGTCCAAGGTCGTTCAGGTCGGCGACGAAGTGGAAGTCATGGTCCTGGATATCGACGAAGAGCGTCGTCGTATCTCCCTGGGCATCAAGCAGTGCCGCGCTAACCCGTGGGAAGAGTTCTCGGGTCAGTTCAATAAGGGCGACCGCATCTCCGGCACCATCAAGTCGATCACCGATTTCGGTATCTTCATTGGTCTGGAAGGCGGCATCGACGGCCTGGTACACCTGTCCGACATCTCCTGGAACGAAACCGGCGAAGAAGCCGTGCGTCGCTTCAAGAAGGGTGACGAGCTGGACACCGTGATCCTGTCCGTTGACCCGGAGCGCGAGCGTATCTCCCTGGGCATCAAGCAGCTGGAAGACGATCCGTTCTCCAACTACGCCTCCCTGAACGAGAAAGGCACCATCGTGCGCGGTACCGTCAAGGAAGTCGATGCCAAGGGCGCTGTCATCACCCTGGGCAACGAGATCGAAGGCGTCCTGAAGGCGTCCGAAATCAGCCGTGATCGCGTCGAAGACGCCCGTAACGTGCTGAAGGAAGGCGACGAAGTCGAAGCCAAGATCATCAGCATCGATCGCAAGAGCCGCGTGATCAGCCTCTCCGTCAAGTCCAAGGACGTCGACGACGAGAAGGAAGCCATGAGCTCCCTGCGTAGCAAGCAAGAGCCTGCTGCTGGCCCCACCACCATCGGCGACCTGATCAAGGCGCAGATGGAAAGCCAGAACTAA
- the cmk gene encoding (d)CMP kinase → MSSTAPVITLDGPGGSGKGTLAALVARQLGWNLLDSGALYRLLAFAARNHGVDYTNEESLKLLAAHLDVQFLAGHEHGQRIILEGEDVTDVIRTEEVGAGASQVATLPAVRDALLQRQQAFREAPGLVADGRDMGTVVFPDAELKIFLTAGAEERAQRRYLQLKQKGENVSLPALLEEIRERDARDSQRSVAPLKPADDAVELDSTHLSIQQVLERILTLAAERDLAG, encoded by the coding sequence ATGAGCAGTACCGCACCCGTCATCACCCTCGACGGCCCCGGCGGTTCGGGGAAGGGCACCCTCGCGGCGCTGGTCGCCCGCCAGCTCGGCTGGAACCTGCTGGATTCCGGCGCGCTCTATCGGCTGCTGGCCTTCGCCGCGCGTAACCATGGCGTCGACTACACCAATGAGGAGTCGCTCAAACTGCTGGCGGCCCATCTGGACGTCCAGTTCCTCGCGGGGCACGAGCACGGCCAGCGCATCATCCTCGAAGGTGAGGACGTCACTGACGTCATCCGCACCGAGGAAGTCGGTGCCGGCGCCTCCCAGGTCGCCACGCTGCCTGCCGTTCGTGATGCCCTGCTGCAGCGCCAGCAGGCCTTCCGCGAAGCGCCCGGCCTGGTGGCCGATGGTCGTGACATGGGCACCGTGGTTTTCCCGGATGCCGAGCTGAAGATCTTTCTGACCGCCGGTGCCGAGGAACGGGCACAGAGGCGTTATCTTCAGTTGAAGCAAAAGGGCGAAAATGTTAGTTTGCCTGCCCTCCTGGAAGAGATCCGTGAGCGGGACGCCCGCGATAGTCAGCGTAGCGTTGCTCCGCTCAAGCCTGCCGACGACGCCGTCGAGCTGGATTCCACGCATCTCTCCATACAACAGGTATTGGAACGCATCCTGACCCTGGCCGCCGAGCGCGACCTGGCAGGATGA